In a single window of the Anguilla rostrata isolate EN2019 chromosome 6, ASM1855537v3, whole genome shotgun sequence genome:
- the LOC135258079 gene encoding protein ABHD8-like isoform X1: METVKRIFECEQKPSHWRKNGSSDPSLAHMLVCHIGNIPVDAEFKGKRGAMLTTITDGILCCLTGKSADVLVPVETLEPGDGMEFVEVKPGRVLRVRHIVPERPVIEPVSTASVSVHCKRRISLYRDGQLVIENLGDVLHCPGGGAERNSTLELELSDYNSNATPPAPVAPPPAPVATPPAPPPRQRRRKPKRSVMIDTQRSVSSCKGGQSDLALFFLHGVGGSLHIWGRQLDFFSRLGYEVIAPDLAGHGASSAPRIAAAYTFYALAEDLRAIFKRYARKRNILIGHSYGVSFCTFLAHEYPEQVHKVVMINGGGPTALEPSLCSIFNLPACLLHCLSPFLAWSFLKAAFAQQGAREKQLLKDGNAFNVSSFVLRAMMSGQYWPEGDEVYHAELTTPILLLHGAHDKFVPMEEDQRMAEILLMAFLKVIEEGSHMVMLECPDTVNTLLHEFFLWEPDASYKQNPAEPGPPKSKPAPPNGTPAPPNSKPVPPNRKSAPPNGKRVPPNRNPASPNGTPGPPNRNPAPLYGKPTPPKSNPAPFNSNPAHPNSNPTPPNGNHTPLNSQLAAGAPKNK; the protein is encoded by the exons cGCGGCGCCATGCTTACCACCATCACAGATGGGATTCTGTGCTGTCTCACGGGGAAGTCTGCTGATGTGCTGGTTCCCGTGGAGACGTTGGAGCCTGGCGACGGGATGGAGTTTGTGGAGGTGAAGCCCGGGCGCGTCCTGCGCGTTCGGCACATCGTGCCCGAGAGGCCGGTGATAGAGCCGGTTTCCACGGCGAGCGTCAGCGTGCACTGCAAGCGGCGGATCAGCCTGTACCGCGACGGCCAGCTGGTGATCGAGAACCTGGGTGATGTCCTACACTgcccaggagggggcgctgagCGCAACAGCACCCTGGAGCTAGAGCTCTCTGACTACAACAGCAACGCtacaccccctgcccccgtggccccaccccccgccccagtggccacgcccccggccccgcctccgcGCCAGCGGCGCAGGAAGCCCAAGCGCTCGGTGATGATTGACACGCAGCGCAGCGTCAGCAGCTGCAAGGGCGGCCAGAGCGACCTGGCGCTCTTCTTCCTGCACGGCGTGGGCGGCTCGCTGCACATCTGGGGCCGGCAGCTGGACTTCTTCTCCCGCCTGGGCTATGAGGTCATCGCCCCCGACCTGGCGGGGCACGGcgcaagctccgccccccgcaTCGCCGCCGCGTATACCTTCTACGCTCTCGCCGAGGACCTGCGTGCCATCTTCAAGAGATACGCCCGCAAACGCAACATCCTCATTGGACACTCCTacgg ggTGTCGTTCTGTACCTTCCTGGCCCATGAGTATCCTGAGCAGGTGCATAAAGTGGTGATGATAAACGGGGGAGGACCCACAGCACTGGAGCCCAGCCTCTGCTCCATCTTCAACCTGCCAGCCTGCCTGCTGCACTGCCTGTCCCCGTTCCTGGCCTGGAGCTTCCTTAA ggcGGCGTTCGCGCAGCAGGGTGCGCGGGAGAAGCAGCTGCTGAAGGACGGAAACGCATTTAACGTGTCGTCCTTTGTTCTGCGGGCCATGATGAGTGGCCAGTACTGGCCGGAGGGGGACGAGGTGTACCACGCTGAGCTGACCACGCCCATCCTGCTGCTGCACGGGGCGCACGACAAGTTCGTCCCCATGGAGGAGGACCAGCGCATGGCGGAG ATCCTGCTGATGGCGTTTCTGAAGGTGATTGAGGAGGGCAGCCACATGGTGATGCTCGAGTGCCCAGACACCGTCAACACTCTGCTGCACGAGTTCTTCCTGTGGGAACCCGACGCCTCGTACAAGCAAAACCCAGCTGAGCCCGGCCCTCCCAAAAGCAAGCCCGCCCCTCCCAACGGCACACCCGCCCCTCCCAACAGCAAGCCCGTCCCTCCCAACAGAAAATCTGCCCCTCCCAATGGCAAGCGCGTCCCTCCCAACAGAAACCCTGCCTCTCCCAACGGCACGCCCGGCCCTCCCAACagaaaccccgcccctctctaTGGCAAGCCCACCCCTCCCAAAAGTAACCCCGCCCCTTTCAACAGCAACCCCGCCCATCCCAACAGTAATCCCACCCCTCCAAACGGCAATCACACCCCTCTCAACAGCCAGTTGGCTGCCGGTGCACCGAAGAACAAGTAG
- the LOC135258079 gene encoding protein ABHD8-like isoform X4, giving the protein MLSHSLDCRGNSVRGAMLTTITDGILCCLTGKSADVLVPVETLEPGDGMEFVEVKPGRVLRVRHIVPERPVIEPVSTASVSVHCKRRISLYRDGQLVIENLGDVLHCPGGGAERNSTLELELSDYNSNATPPAPVAPPPAPVATPPAPPPRQRRRKPKRSVMIDTQRSVSSCKGGQSDLALFFLHGVGGSLHIWGRQLDFFSRLGYEVIAPDLAGHGASSAPRIAAAYTFYALAEDLRAIFKRYARKRNILIGHSYGVSFCTFLAHEYPEQVHKVVMINGGGPTALEPSLCSIFNLPACLLHCLSPFLAWSFLKAAFAQQGAREKQLLKDGNAFNVSSFVLRAMMSGQYWPEGDEVYHAELTTPILLLHGAHDKFVPMEEDQRMAEILLMAFLKVIEEGSHMVMLECPDTVNTLLHEFFLWEPDASYKQNPAEPGPPKSKPAPPNGTPAPPNSKPVPPNRKSAPPNGKRVPPNRNPASPNGTPGPPNRNPAPLYGKPTPPKSNPAPFNSNPAHPNSNPTPPNGNHTPLNSQLAAGAPKNK; this is encoded by the exons cGCGGCGCCATGCTTACCACCATCACAGATGGGATTCTGTGCTGTCTCACGGGGAAGTCTGCTGATGTGCTGGTTCCCGTGGAGACGTTGGAGCCTGGCGACGGGATGGAGTTTGTGGAGGTGAAGCCCGGGCGCGTCCTGCGCGTTCGGCACATCGTGCCCGAGAGGCCGGTGATAGAGCCGGTTTCCACGGCGAGCGTCAGCGTGCACTGCAAGCGGCGGATCAGCCTGTACCGCGACGGCCAGCTGGTGATCGAGAACCTGGGTGATGTCCTACACTgcccaggagggggcgctgagCGCAACAGCACCCTGGAGCTAGAGCTCTCTGACTACAACAGCAACGCtacaccccctgcccccgtggccccaccccccgccccagtggccacgcccccggccccgcctccgcGCCAGCGGCGCAGGAAGCCCAAGCGCTCGGTGATGATTGACACGCAGCGCAGCGTCAGCAGCTGCAAGGGCGGCCAGAGCGACCTGGCGCTCTTCTTCCTGCACGGCGTGGGCGGCTCGCTGCACATCTGGGGCCGGCAGCTGGACTTCTTCTCCCGCCTGGGCTATGAGGTCATCGCCCCCGACCTGGCGGGGCACGGcgcaagctccgccccccgcaTCGCCGCCGCGTATACCTTCTACGCTCTCGCCGAGGACCTGCGTGCCATCTTCAAGAGATACGCCCGCAAACGCAACATCCTCATTGGACACTCCTacgg ggTGTCGTTCTGTACCTTCCTGGCCCATGAGTATCCTGAGCAGGTGCATAAAGTGGTGATGATAAACGGGGGAGGACCCACAGCACTGGAGCCCAGCCTCTGCTCCATCTTCAACCTGCCAGCCTGCCTGCTGCACTGCCTGTCCCCGTTCCTGGCCTGGAGCTTCCTTAA ggcGGCGTTCGCGCAGCAGGGTGCGCGGGAGAAGCAGCTGCTGAAGGACGGAAACGCATTTAACGTGTCGTCCTTTGTTCTGCGGGCCATGATGAGTGGCCAGTACTGGCCGGAGGGGGACGAGGTGTACCACGCTGAGCTGACCACGCCCATCCTGCTGCTGCACGGGGCGCACGACAAGTTCGTCCCCATGGAGGAGGACCAGCGCATGGCGGAG ATCCTGCTGATGGCGTTTCTGAAGGTGATTGAGGAGGGCAGCCACATGGTGATGCTCGAGTGCCCAGACACCGTCAACACTCTGCTGCACGAGTTCTTCCTGTGGGAACCCGACGCCTCGTACAAGCAAAACCCAGCTGAGCCCGGCCCTCCCAAAAGCAAGCCCGCCCCTCCCAACGGCACACCCGCCCCTCCCAACAGCAAGCCCGTCCCTCCCAACAGAAAATCTGCCCCTCCCAATGGCAAGCGCGTCCCTCCCAACAGAAACCCTGCCTCTCCCAACGGCACGCCCGGCCCTCCCAACagaaaccccgcccctctctaTGGCAAGCCCACCCCTCCCAAAAGTAACCCCGCCCCTTTCAACAGCAACCCCGCCCATCCCAACAGTAATCCCACCCCTCCAAACGGCAATCACACCCCTCTCAACAGCCAGTTGGCTGCCGGTGCACCGAAGAACAAGTAG
- the LOC135258079 gene encoding protein ABHD8-like isoform X3 — protein sequence MLVCHIGNIPVDAEFKGKRGAMLTTITDGILCCLTGKSADVLVPVETLEPGDGMEFVEVKPGRVLRVRHIVPERPVIEPVSTASVSVHCKRRISLYRDGQLVIENLGDVLHCPGGGAERNSTLELELSDYNSNATPPAPVAPPPAPVATPPAPPPRQRRRKPKRSVMIDTQRSVSSCKGGQSDLALFFLHGVGGSLHIWGRQLDFFSRLGYEVIAPDLAGHGASSAPRIAAAYTFYALAEDLRAIFKRYARKRNILIGHSYGVSFCTFLAHEYPEQVHKVVMINGGGPTALEPSLCSIFNLPACLLHCLSPFLAWSFLKAAFAQQGAREKQLLKDGNAFNVSSFVLRAMMSGQYWPEGDEVYHAELTTPILLLHGAHDKFVPMEEDQRMAEILLMAFLKVIEEGSHMVMLECPDTVNTLLHEFFLWEPDASYKQNPAEPGPPKSKPAPPNGTPAPPNSKPVPPNRKSAPPNGKRVPPNRNPASPNGTPGPPNRNPAPLYGKPTPPKSNPAPFNSNPAHPNSNPTPPNGNHTPLNSQLAAGAPKNK from the exons cGCGGCGCCATGCTTACCACCATCACAGATGGGATTCTGTGCTGTCTCACGGGGAAGTCTGCTGATGTGCTGGTTCCCGTGGAGACGTTGGAGCCTGGCGACGGGATGGAGTTTGTGGAGGTGAAGCCCGGGCGCGTCCTGCGCGTTCGGCACATCGTGCCCGAGAGGCCGGTGATAGAGCCGGTTTCCACGGCGAGCGTCAGCGTGCACTGCAAGCGGCGGATCAGCCTGTACCGCGACGGCCAGCTGGTGATCGAGAACCTGGGTGATGTCCTACACTgcccaggagggggcgctgagCGCAACAGCACCCTGGAGCTAGAGCTCTCTGACTACAACAGCAACGCtacaccccctgcccccgtggccccaccccccgccccagtggccacgcccccggccccgcctccgcGCCAGCGGCGCAGGAAGCCCAAGCGCTCGGTGATGATTGACACGCAGCGCAGCGTCAGCAGCTGCAAGGGCGGCCAGAGCGACCTGGCGCTCTTCTTCCTGCACGGCGTGGGCGGCTCGCTGCACATCTGGGGCCGGCAGCTGGACTTCTTCTCCCGCCTGGGCTATGAGGTCATCGCCCCCGACCTGGCGGGGCACGGcgcaagctccgccccccgcaTCGCCGCCGCGTATACCTTCTACGCTCTCGCCGAGGACCTGCGTGCCATCTTCAAGAGATACGCCCGCAAACGCAACATCCTCATTGGACACTCCTacgg ggTGTCGTTCTGTACCTTCCTGGCCCATGAGTATCCTGAGCAGGTGCATAAAGTGGTGATGATAAACGGGGGAGGACCCACAGCACTGGAGCCCAGCCTCTGCTCCATCTTCAACCTGCCAGCCTGCCTGCTGCACTGCCTGTCCCCGTTCCTGGCCTGGAGCTTCCTTAA ggcGGCGTTCGCGCAGCAGGGTGCGCGGGAGAAGCAGCTGCTGAAGGACGGAAACGCATTTAACGTGTCGTCCTTTGTTCTGCGGGCCATGATGAGTGGCCAGTACTGGCCGGAGGGGGACGAGGTGTACCACGCTGAGCTGACCACGCCCATCCTGCTGCTGCACGGGGCGCACGACAAGTTCGTCCCCATGGAGGAGGACCAGCGCATGGCGGAG ATCCTGCTGATGGCGTTTCTGAAGGTGATTGAGGAGGGCAGCCACATGGTGATGCTCGAGTGCCCAGACACCGTCAACACTCTGCTGCACGAGTTCTTCCTGTGGGAACCCGACGCCTCGTACAAGCAAAACCCAGCTGAGCCCGGCCCTCCCAAAAGCAAGCCCGCCCCTCCCAACGGCACACCCGCCCCTCCCAACAGCAAGCCCGTCCCTCCCAACAGAAAATCTGCCCCTCCCAATGGCAAGCGCGTCCCTCCCAACAGAAACCCTGCCTCTCCCAACGGCACGCCCGGCCCTCCCAACagaaaccccgcccctctctaTGGCAAGCCCACCCCTCCCAAAAGTAACCCCGCCCCTTTCAACAGCAACCCCGCCCATCCCAACAGTAATCCCACCCCTCCAAACGGCAATCACACCCCTCTCAACAGCCAGTTGGCTGCCGGTGCACCGAAGAACAAGTAG
- the LOC135258079 gene encoding protein ABHD8-like isoform X2, giving the protein MEQKPSHWRKNGSSDPSLAHMLVCHIGNIPVDAEFKGKRGAMLTTITDGILCCLTGKSADVLVPVETLEPGDGMEFVEVKPGRVLRVRHIVPERPVIEPVSTASVSVHCKRRISLYRDGQLVIENLGDVLHCPGGGAERNSTLELELSDYNSNATPPAPVAPPPAPVATPPAPPPRQRRRKPKRSVMIDTQRSVSSCKGGQSDLALFFLHGVGGSLHIWGRQLDFFSRLGYEVIAPDLAGHGASSAPRIAAAYTFYALAEDLRAIFKRYARKRNILIGHSYGVSFCTFLAHEYPEQVHKVVMINGGGPTALEPSLCSIFNLPACLLHCLSPFLAWSFLKAAFAQQGAREKQLLKDGNAFNVSSFVLRAMMSGQYWPEGDEVYHAELTTPILLLHGAHDKFVPMEEDQRMAEILLMAFLKVIEEGSHMVMLECPDTVNTLLHEFFLWEPDASYKQNPAEPGPPKSKPAPPNGTPAPPNSKPVPPNRKSAPPNGKRVPPNRNPASPNGTPGPPNRNPAPLYGKPTPPKSNPAPFNSNPAHPNSNPTPPNGNHTPLNSQLAAGAPKNK; this is encoded by the exons cGCGGCGCCATGCTTACCACCATCACAGATGGGATTCTGTGCTGTCTCACGGGGAAGTCTGCTGATGTGCTGGTTCCCGTGGAGACGTTGGAGCCTGGCGACGGGATGGAGTTTGTGGAGGTGAAGCCCGGGCGCGTCCTGCGCGTTCGGCACATCGTGCCCGAGAGGCCGGTGATAGAGCCGGTTTCCACGGCGAGCGTCAGCGTGCACTGCAAGCGGCGGATCAGCCTGTACCGCGACGGCCAGCTGGTGATCGAGAACCTGGGTGATGTCCTACACTgcccaggagggggcgctgagCGCAACAGCACCCTGGAGCTAGAGCTCTCTGACTACAACAGCAACGCtacaccccctgcccccgtggccccaccccccgccccagtggccacgcccccggccccgcctccgcGCCAGCGGCGCAGGAAGCCCAAGCGCTCGGTGATGATTGACACGCAGCGCAGCGTCAGCAGCTGCAAGGGCGGCCAGAGCGACCTGGCGCTCTTCTTCCTGCACGGCGTGGGCGGCTCGCTGCACATCTGGGGCCGGCAGCTGGACTTCTTCTCCCGCCTGGGCTATGAGGTCATCGCCCCCGACCTGGCGGGGCACGGcgcaagctccgccccccgcaTCGCCGCCGCGTATACCTTCTACGCTCTCGCCGAGGACCTGCGTGCCATCTTCAAGAGATACGCCCGCAAACGCAACATCCTCATTGGACACTCCTacgg ggTGTCGTTCTGTACCTTCCTGGCCCATGAGTATCCTGAGCAGGTGCATAAAGTGGTGATGATAAACGGGGGAGGACCCACAGCACTGGAGCCCAGCCTCTGCTCCATCTTCAACCTGCCAGCCTGCCTGCTGCACTGCCTGTCCCCGTTCCTGGCCTGGAGCTTCCTTAA ggcGGCGTTCGCGCAGCAGGGTGCGCGGGAGAAGCAGCTGCTGAAGGACGGAAACGCATTTAACGTGTCGTCCTTTGTTCTGCGGGCCATGATGAGTGGCCAGTACTGGCCGGAGGGGGACGAGGTGTACCACGCTGAGCTGACCACGCCCATCCTGCTGCTGCACGGGGCGCACGACAAGTTCGTCCCCATGGAGGAGGACCAGCGCATGGCGGAG ATCCTGCTGATGGCGTTTCTGAAGGTGATTGAGGAGGGCAGCCACATGGTGATGCTCGAGTGCCCAGACACCGTCAACACTCTGCTGCACGAGTTCTTCCTGTGGGAACCCGACGCCTCGTACAAGCAAAACCCAGCTGAGCCCGGCCCTCCCAAAAGCAAGCCCGCCCCTCCCAACGGCACACCCGCCCCTCCCAACAGCAAGCCCGTCCCTCCCAACAGAAAATCTGCCCCTCCCAATGGCAAGCGCGTCCCTCCCAACAGAAACCCTGCCTCTCCCAACGGCACGCCCGGCCCTCCCAACagaaaccccgcccctctctaTGGCAAGCCCACCCCTCCCAAAAGTAACCCCGCCCCTTTCAACAGCAACCCCGCCCATCCCAACAGTAATCCCACCCCTCCAAACGGCAATCACACCCCTCTCAACAGCCAGTTGGCTGCCGGTGCACCGAAGAACAAGTAG
- the LOC135258079 gene encoding protein ABHD8-like isoform X5, whose translation MGRARGAMLTTITDGILCCLTGKSADVLVPVETLEPGDGMEFVEVKPGRVLRVRHIVPERPVIEPVSTASVSVHCKRRISLYRDGQLVIENLGDVLHCPGGGAERNSTLELELSDYNSNATPPAPVAPPPAPVATPPAPPPRQRRRKPKRSVMIDTQRSVSSCKGGQSDLALFFLHGVGGSLHIWGRQLDFFSRLGYEVIAPDLAGHGASSAPRIAAAYTFYALAEDLRAIFKRYARKRNILIGHSYGVSFCTFLAHEYPEQVHKVVMINGGGPTALEPSLCSIFNLPACLLHCLSPFLAWSFLKAAFAQQGAREKQLLKDGNAFNVSSFVLRAMMSGQYWPEGDEVYHAELTTPILLLHGAHDKFVPMEEDQRMAEILLMAFLKVIEEGSHMVMLECPDTVNTLLHEFFLWEPDASYKQNPAEPGPPKSKPAPPNGTPAPPNSKPVPPNRKSAPPNGKRVPPNRNPASPNGTPGPPNRNPAPLYGKPTPPKSNPAPFNSNPAHPNSNPTPPNGNHTPLNSQLAAGAPKNK comes from the exons cGCGGCGCCATGCTTACCACCATCACAGATGGGATTCTGTGCTGTCTCACGGGGAAGTCTGCTGATGTGCTGGTTCCCGTGGAGACGTTGGAGCCTGGCGACGGGATGGAGTTTGTGGAGGTGAAGCCCGGGCGCGTCCTGCGCGTTCGGCACATCGTGCCCGAGAGGCCGGTGATAGAGCCGGTTTCCACGGCGAGCGTCAGCGTGCACTGCAAGCGGCGGATCAGCCTGTACCGCGACGGCCAGCTGGTGATCGAGAACCTGGGTGATGTCCTACACTgcccaggagggggcgctgagCGCAACAGCACCCTGGAGCTAGAGCTCTCTGACTACAACAGCAACGCtacaccccctgcccccgtggccccaccccccgccccagtggccacgcccccggccccgcctccgcGCCAGCGGCGCAGGAAGCCCAAGCGCTCGGTGATGATTGACACGCAGCGCAGCGTCAGCAGCTGCAAGGGCGGCCAGAGCGACCTGGCGCTCTTCTTCCTGCACGGCGTGGGCGGCTCGCTGCACATCTGGGGCCGGCAGCTGGACTTCTTCTCCCGCCTGGGCTATGAGGTCATCGCCCCCGACCTGGCGGGGCACGGcgcaagctccgccccccgcaTCGCCGCCGCGTATACCTTCTACGCTCTCGCCGAGGACCTGCGTGCCATCTTCAAGAGATACGCCCGCAAACGCAACATCCTCATTGGACACTCCTacgg ggTGTCGTTCTGTACCTTCCTGGCCCATGAGTATCCTGAGCAGGTGCATAAAGTGGTGATGATAAACGGGGGAGGACCCACAGCACTGGAGCCCAGCCTCTGCTCCATCTTCAACCTGCCAGCCTGCCTGCTGCACTGCCTGTCCCCGTTCCTGGCCTGGAGCTTCCTTAA ggcGGCGTTCGCGCAGCAGGGTGCGCGGGAGAAGCAGCTGCTGAAGGACGGAAACGCATTTAACGTGTCGTCCTTTGTTCTGCGGGCCATGATGAGTGGCCAGTACTGGCCGGAGGGGGACGAGGTGTACCACGCTGAGCTGACCACGCCCATCCTGCTGCTGCACGGGGCGCACGACAAGTTCGTCCCCATGGAGGAGGACCAGCGCATGGCGGAG ATCCTGCTGATGGCGTTTCTGAAGGTGATTGAGGAGGGCAGCCACATGGTGATGCTCGAGTGCCCAGACACCGTCAACACTCTGCTGCACGAGTTCTTCCTGTGGGAACCCGACGCCTCGTACAAGCAAAACCCAGCTGAGCCCGGCCCTCCCAAAAGCAAGCCCGCCCCTCCCAACGGCACACCCGCCCCTCCCAACAGCAAGCCCGTCCCTCCCAACAGAAAATCTGCCCCTCCCAATGGCAAGCGCGTCCCTCCCAACAGAAACCCTGCCTCTCCCAACGGCACGCCCGGCCCTCCCAACagaaaccccgcccctctctaTGGCAAGCCCACCCCTCCCAAAAGTAACCCCGCCCCTTTCAACAGCAACCCCGCCCATCCCAACAGTAATCCCACCCCTCCAAACGGCAATCACACCCCTCTCAACAGCCAGTTGGCTGCCGGTGCACCGAAGAACAAGTAG
- the LOC135258079 gene encoding protein ABHD8-like isoform X6, whose product MLTTITDGILCCLTGKSADVLVPVETLEPGDGMEFVEVKPGRVLRVRHIVPERPVIEPVSTASVSVHCKRRISLYRDGQLVIENLGDVLHCPGGGAERNSTLELELSDYNSNATPPAPVAPPPAPVATPPAPPPRQRRRKPKRSVMIDTQRSVSSCKGGQSDLALFFLHGVGGSLHIWGRQLDFFSRLGYEVIAPDLAGHGASSAPRIAAAYTFYALAEDLRAIFKRYARKRNILIGHSYGVSFCTFLAHEYPEQVHKVVMINGGGPTALEPSLCSIFNLPACLLHCLSPFLAWSFLKAAFAQQGAREKQLLKDGNAFNVSSFVLRAMMSGQYWPEGDEVYHAELTTPILLLHGAHDKFVPMEEDQRMAEILLMAFLKVIEEGSHMVMLECPDTVNTLLHEFFLWEPDASYKQNPAEPGPPKSKPAPPNGTPAPPNSKPVPPNRKSAPPNGKRVPPNRNPASPNGTPGPPNRNPAPLYGKPTPPKSNPAPFNSNPAHPNSNPTPPNGNHTPLNSQLAAGAPKNK is encoded by the exons ATGCTTACCACCATCACAGATGGGATTCTGTGCTGTCTCACGGGGAAGTCTGCTGATGTGCTGGTTCCCGTGGAGACGTTGGAGCCTGGCGACGGGATGGAGTTTGTGGAGGTGAAGCCCGGGCGCGTCCTGCGCGTTCGGCACATCGTGCCCGAGAGGCCGGTGATAGAGCCGGTTTCCACGGCGAGCGTCAGCGTGCACTGCAAGCGGCGGATCAGCCTGTACCGCGACGGCCAGCTGGTGATCGAGAACCTGGGTGATGTCCTACACTgcccaggagggggcgctgagCGCAACAGCACCCTGGAGCTAGAGCTCTCTGACTACAACAGCAACGCtacaccccctgcccccgtggccccaccccccgccccagtggccacgcccccggccccgcctccgcGCCAGCGGCGCAGGAAGCCCAAGCGCTCGGTGATGATTGACACGCAGCGCAGCGTCAGCAGCTGCAAGGGCGGCCAGAGCGACCTGGCGCTCTTCTTCCTGCACGGCGTGGGCGGCTCGCTGCACATCTGGGGCCGGCAGCTGGACTTCTTCTCCCGCCTGGGCTATGAGGTCATCGCCCCCGACCTGGCGGGGCACGGcgcaagctccgccccccgcaTCGCCGCCGCGTATACCTTCTACGCTCTCGCCGAGGACCTGCGTGCCATCTTCAAGAGATACGCCCGCAAACGCAACATCCTCATTGGACACTCCTacgg ggTGTCGTTCTGTACCTTCCTGGCCCATGAGTATCCTGAGCAGGTGCATAAAGTGGTGATGATAAACGGGGGAGGACCCACAGCACTGGAGCCCAGCCTCTGCTCCATCTTCAACCTGCCAGCCTGCCTGCTGCACTGCCTGTCCCCGTTCCTGGCCTGGAGCTTCCTTAA ggcGGCGTTCGCGCAGCAGGGTGCGCGGGAGAAGCAGCTGCTGAAGGACGGAAACGCATTTAACGTGTCGTCCTTTGTTCTGCGGGCCATGATGAGTGGCCAGTACTGGCCGGAGGGGGACGAGGTGTACCACGCTGAGCTGACCACGCCCATCCTGCTGCTGCACGGGGCGCACGACAAGTTCGTCCCCATGGAGGAGGACCAGCGCATGGCGGAG ATCCTGCTGATGGCGTTTCTGAAGGTGATTGAGGAGGGCAGCCACATGGTGATGCTCGAGTGCCCAGACACCGTCAACACTCTGCTGCACGAGTTCTTCCTGTGGGAACCCGACGCCTCGTACAAGCAAAACCCAGCTGAGCCCGGCCCTCCCAAAAGCAAGCCCGCCCCTCCCAACGGCACACCCGCCCCTCCCAACAGCAAGCCCGTCCCTCCCAACAGAAAATCTGCCCCTCCCAATGGCAAGCGCGTCCCTCCCAACAGAAACCCTGCCTCTCCCAACGGCACGCCCGGCCCTCCCAACagaaaccccgcccctctctaTGGCAAGCCCACCCCTCCCAAAAGTAACCCCGCCCCTTTCAACAGCAACCCCGCCCATCCCAACAGTAATCCCACCCCTCCAAACGGCAATCACACCCCTCTCAACAGCCAGTTGGCTGCCGGTGCACCGAAGAACAAGTAG